Below is a window of Pseudomonas sp. B21-040 DNA.
ACGAAGCCGCCAACTATCGAATTCGCGCCGTCACGCAGGTGCTGGAGAACATTTCGATGCGAGGTTCGGTTGAGTGCGAATCCTTCATCCTCAGCGACTTCGCGTTGCTCTGCGCCATTCCATTGCGCGATGGCTGTGATGTGCTGGATGTAGTGGGGCGGCGATTGCGGGCACGGACCTCTGAGGTTTAGAAATTGAGGATCAGGCTCAACAATCGGGCTGCCTGATCTGGCCTCTTCGCGAGCAGGCTCGCTCCCACAGTTGATCGCATTCCAATGTGGGAGCGAGCCTGCTCGCGATGGCGTCGGAAAATTCAGCGATGCCCTGCAAGCAATGAATCCTCTTTTTCTGGCGCAGGGGCAGACCAAGCACTAACAACCGACTGCAAAAACTGCTGCGACAACTCAGGTTTATCCAGGGCCCTGGCAATGAGCATTGCGCCGGCTATCGATGCCAGGATTCGCAGCGATTCCTTGTACTTCTCCTCATTGTTTTCGCCTTCGACAAGCACCATCAGCGTTTCGATCAAGCGCTCAACACCTTTGGTGAACGAGCTGCTGACCGTGCCGCCGGTTCGGGCGACGTCAGCGGCCAGTGCGGGGATGGGGCAGCCTTCGGTCCAGTTGTCCATGTGGCTTTGCGTCAGGTAGCCCTCAATCAGCGCCGGGATGGATTTAGCGTTTTGCCAATCCTGGATGTTGGACTCGAACGTGCGGCTGACGGCTTCTGAAGCCAGCTGTTCCTTGCCCCCTGGAAACTGTCCGTAGAAGCCGCAGTGGGTCAGGCCGACTGAACGCGACAGTTCGCCGATGCCGATCCCGTCGATGCCTTTTTCCCGGTACAAGCGGGACGCGGCAGTGAGGATCGCCTCTTTGTTGGCTGCTGCCTGGTCTTTCGTGACTTTCATGAACGGCTCCTGTCGCCGAACGGGCCTTGCCAAGGCCACGTGTCGCTGAGATGTTGTTATTTATTATGTTCGTCATATAAGATCGCCGCAATGGCTTTGTCGGTGTCGGCGAATGTCTGGCGACTCCCGAGCCGGTGGCTCATGCCACAACACTCTACGTGGGCTGATCTATGCAACGTAATGATCTTCGCAGTATCGATTTGAATCTGCTGGTGGTTTTCGAAGCGCTCATGCAGGAGCGCAGTGTCAGCCGTGCCGCGAAGAAACTGTCGCTCGGACAACCGGCGGTCAGCGGATCCCTGGTGCGATTGCGAAGGCTGTTCAACGACCCATTGTTTGAGCGCCACGGACGCACCATGGTGCCCACCGCGCGGGCGTTGTGTGCGGCGCAGACGCTGGGGCCAGCGCTGGATTCTGTGTGTCATGCGCTGGCGAATAACAAGGCTTGAACCGGGGTAAGTCTCTTTTTTTGCCTTTAAACATGACGACCATCATTTAAGTTGATACCCAACTTCACTCCGTTCAATTCGTCGATACCTCGCGCGAGGTCGAGAATCCGGAAATTCCTAAACCGTCTGGCGGACACCCCCCATGGAACAGTCACTGAAACCTTTGCGTTATCCCCTTGCTGTGTTGGCTCTGACGGTCCTCACCGCGTGTGATCGAACACCCAACGCCGCTCAGGCTCCGGGAGCGCCGCACGTCACCGTCGCCAAAGTGCTTGAGCAACCCATCACTGAATGGGATGAAGTGACTGCCCGGCTGGAAGCACCGGAAACCGTTGAGGTCCGCCCACGGGTTTCCGGTCAGATCGAACGTGTTGCCTTTACCGACGGTGTGCTGGTGAAGAAAGGCGATTTGCTGTTCCAGATTGACCCGCGTCCGTTCGAACACGAAGTCCATCGTATCGAAGCGCAGCTGCAACAGGCTCGCGCCACGCTGGTTCGCACCGGTAATGAAGCGCAGCGTGGTCAGCGTCTGTTGAGCAGCAACGCCATTTCCGCCGAGCTGGCTGACACCCGCACCACCACCGCGCAAGAAGCCAAGGCCGGTGTCGATGCCATTCAGGCGCAGTTGGACCTTGCACGCCTGAACCTCAGTTTCACCCGCGTCACCGCCCCGATTTCCGGCCGTGTCAGCCGTGCGGAAATCACCGCTGGCAACATCGTGACCGCCGACACCACACCCCTGACCAGCGTGGTCTCCACCGACAAGGTCTATGCCTATTTCGATGCAGACGAACGCCTGTTCCTCAAATACAGCCAGCTCTCGCGCCAAGGGCAACGCAGTCAAACCACCCCCGTATACATGGGCCTGTCCAACGAGGAGGGCAACAGCCACCTCGGACAAATGAGCTTCGTCGACAACCGGG
It encodes the following:
- a CDS encoding TetR/AcrR family transcriptional regulator — protein: MKVTKDQAAANKEAILTAASRLYREKGIDGIGIGELSRSVGLTHCGFYGQFPGGKEQLASEAVSRTFESNIQDWQNAKSIPALIEGYLTQSHMDNWTEGCPIPALAADVARTGGTVSSSFTKGVERLIETLMVLVEGENNEEKYKESLRILASIAGAMLIARALDKPELSQQFLQSVVSAWSAPAPEKEDSLLAGHR
- a CDS encoding LysR family transcriptional regulator; its protein translation is MQRNDLRSIDLNLLVVFEALMQERSVSRAAKKLSLGQPAVSGSLVRLRRLFNDPLFERHGRTMVPTARALCAAQTLGPALDSVCHALANNKA
- the mexE gene encoding multidrug efflux RND transporter periplasmic adaptor subunit MexE encodes the protein MEQSLKPLRYPLAVLALTVLTACDRTPNAAQAPGAPHVTVAKVLEQPITEWDEVTARLEAPETVEVRPRVSGQIERVAFTDGVLVKKGDLLFQIDPRPFEHEVHRIEAQLQQARATLVRTGNEAQRGQRLLSSNAISAELADTRTTTAQEAKAGVDAIQAQLDLARLNLSFTRVTAPISGRVSRAEITAGNIVTADTTPLTSVVSTDKVYAYFDADERLFLKYSQLSRQGQRSQTTPVYMGLSNEEGNSHLGQMSFVDNRVNPKTGTIRGRAVFDNADGQYTPGLYARLKLVGSAAYAGLLIKDEAVGTDLGKKFVLVIDQDNKAVYRSVDLGPKLEGLRIVRSGLQKEDRIVINGLQRVRPGAVVAPQDAPMADAETVATLNRQRQAIEAGNQPAAPSSISDKSPALVKTDASVSPRG